A single genomic interval of Methyloceanibacter caenitepidi harbors:
- a CDS encoding ATP-binding protein gives MGPKSLAFRLFVSAAAWVLVVIPIAAILLTSLYRQSIERNFDARLNVYMTSLIAASTAAGGDTPESPDSLGAPIFDIPFSGWYWQIKALDGGEERPLFVSGSLLDQQLDLPSKDDVPADETLTRRSYVTGPDDENLRIEEREIRPGHEGDTVYSYAVGGNAAEIDDDLAQFTTMLVLALVILGVGLTVATFFQVRFGLLPLRAIRHDLAAIRSGDAEKLEGELPDEIKPLQTELNALIQSNRDVVERARTHVGNLAHALKTPLSVISNEARSHDGPLSGKVIEQAELMRTQITHHLDRARVAARSGVIGGVTEVEPTLMALKRALDRIYGEKGISLTVSIDPGLKFQGEKQDFEEMAGNLIDNACKWAKTSVTVTARRLGDDTLSVMVDDDGPGLTRAEREKAVKRGQRLDESKPGSGLGLSIVADLAHLYKGHFVLEDARDGGLSARLTLPAA, from the coding sequence ATGGGGCCGAAATCACTTGCCTTTCGACTTTTCGTCTCCGCCGCCGCGTGGGTGCTCGTGGTGATTCCGATCGCCGCGATTTTGCTGACGTCGCTTTACCGCCAGAGTATCGAGCGCAATTTCGATGCGCGGCTCAACGTGTACATGACGAGCCTGATCGCCGCGAGCACGGCCGCAGGCGGAGATACGCCGGAATCGCCCGACAGTCTGGGGGCCCCGATTTTCGATATCCCGTTCTCGGGCTGGTACTGGCAGATCAAGGCCTTGGACGGCGGCGAGGAACGTCCACTCTTCGTCTCCGGCTCCCTGCTCGATCAACAACTGGATCTCCCGAGCAAGGACGATGTCCCGGCCGACGAGACGCTGACCCGACGCAGCTACGTGACCGGTCCGGACGACGAGAACCTGCGCATTGAGGAACGCGAGATCAGGCCGGGTCATGAGGGTGACACGGTCTATTCCTACGCCGTCGGCGGCAATGCGGCGGAGATCGACGACGATCTCGCGCAGTTCACGACGATGCTTGTATTGGCGCTGGTCATTCTCGGCGTTGGCCTCACCGTCGCGACATTCTTCCAGGTCCGGTTCGGGCTTCTGCCGCTGCGCGCCATCCGCCACGACCTGGCGGCCATCCGCTCGGGCGATGCGGAGAAGCTGGAGGGGGAACTCCCCGACGAGATCAAGCCGCTGCAGACCGAGCTCAACGCCCTCATTCAATCCAATCGCGACGTGGTGGAGCGGGCCAGAACCCATGTGGGCAATCTGGCGCACGCGTTGAAGACGCCGCTCAGCGTCATCAGCAACGAAGCCCGCTCCCACGATGGGCCGCTCTCCGGCAAGGTGATCGAGCAGGCTGAGCTCATGCGGACCCAGATCACGCACCATCTCGACCGCGCGCGGGTGGCGGCGCGCTCCGGGGTCATCGGCGGCGTGACGGAGGTCGAGCCGACGCTGATGGCCTTGAAACGGGCGCTGGACCGGATTTACGGCGAAAAGGGGATATCCCTGACCGTCTCGATCGATCCTGGCCTCAAATTTCAGGGCGAGAAGCAGGATTTCGAGGAAATGGCCGGCAATCTGATCGACAATGCCTGCAAATGGGCCAAGACTTCCGTGACGGTCACAGCCAGGCGCCTGGGCGACGACACGCTCTCCGTCATGGTCGATGACGACGGGCCGGGTCTGACGCGCGCCGAGCGCGAGAAGGCCGTAAAACGGGGTCAGCGCCTCGACGAGAGCAAGCCGGGGTCGGGCCTTGGCCTGTCCATCGTCGCGGACTTGGCCCATCTCTACAAAGGCCACTTCGTGCTGGAGGATGCGCGTGACGGCGGGCTCAGCGCGAGGCTAACTCTCCCGGCGGCTTGA
- a CDS encoding PepSY domain-containing protein, translating into MSCRGFKMFAAVAIAAFASLAAVAPAHAGCMPLGSAGGLISKNGLIPGKAAVNKAQSKGGGKVIKIVLCQNGNSFVYQATVLSNKGDVKNVSVNAKTGQ; encoded by the coding sequence ATGAGCTGTCGTGGGTTCAAAATGTTCGCGGCCGTTGCGATTGCCGCGTTCGCCAGCTTGGCGGCGGTGGCGCCGGCGCACGCGGGATGCATGCCGTTGGGCTCGGCCGGCGGGCTGATTTCGAAGAACGGGCTCATTCCAGGCAAAGCCGCGGTCAACAAGGCTCAGTCCAAGGGCGGGGGCAAGGTGATCAAGATTGTGCTTTGCCAGAACGGCAACAGTTTCGTCTATCAGGCCACCGTCCTCAGCAACAAGGGTGACGTCAAGAACGTCTCGGTGAATGCCAAGACGGGGCAGTAG
- a CDS encoding response regulator transcription factor translates to MRLLVVEDDPDLNRQLATALGEAGYAVDTAFDGEEGHFLGDTEPYDAVVLDIGLPKKDGLSVLEEWRRDDRKMPVLILTARERWSDKVAGMDAGADDYVAKPFHMEEVLARLRALLRRSAGHASNDLICGPLVLDTKAARVTVDGQAIKLTSHEYRVLHYLMMHRDRVVSRTELVEHLYEQDFDRDSNTVEVFIGRLRKKLPVDLIKTVRGLGYRLTDNPDGA, encoded by the coding sequence TTGAGGCTTCTCGTCGTCGAGGACGATCCAGATCTAAACCGGCAGCTCGCGACCGCGCTCGGCGAAGCGGGCTACGCGGTCGACACCGCGTTCGATGGTGAGGAAGGCCACTTCCTGGGTGACACGGAGCCTTACGACGCCGTCGTCCTGGACATTGGCCTGCCGAAGAAGGACGGGTTGTCCGTGCTCGAAGAATGGCGGCGCGACGACCGCAAGATGCCTGTGCTGATCCTGACCGCCCGCGAGCGCTGGAGCGACAAGGTGGCGGGCATGGATGCCGGCGCCGACGACTACGTCGCCAAACCCTTCCACATGGAGGAGGTGCTCGCGCGCTTGAGGGCTCTCCTGCGCCGCTCGGCGGGACATGCGAGCAACGACCTCATTTGCGGACCGCTCGTTCTCGATACGAAAGCGGCGCGGGTTACGGTCGATGGGCAAGCAATCAAGCTCACGTCGCACGAATATCGCGTGCTGCATTATCTGATGATGCACCGCGACCGGGTCGTGTCCCGAACCGAATTGGTCGAGCACCTGTATGAGCAGGACTTCGACCGGGACTCGAACACCGTCGAAGTCTTCATCGGGCGCTTGCGCAAGAAGCTGCCCGTGGATCTGATCAAGACCGTGCGCGGCCTCGGCTATCGTCTCACGGATAATCCCGACGGGGCCTAG